From a single Flavobacteriales bacterium genomic region:
- a CDS encoding SIMPL domain-containing protein (The SIMPL domain is named for its presence in mouse protein SIMPL (signalling molecule that associates with mouse pelle-like kinase). Bacterial member BP26, from Brucella, was shown to assemble into a channel-like structure, while YggE from E. coli has been associated with resistance to oxidative stress.), whose protein sequence is MRHVQHFFLALFLFTVALEARSQAMGNLMYETNSRMFFQQAEQTVKASIQGNVLVLEVNAMMNMKADSYLAIFHISQLGQNTEEADSLMNMRISGFTDRVKVHGVKERDVFADMLSFVPVYEIETTRKLFSKTYQEVPAGFEIQKNIHVKFTDARVLDKLVTAAAKEEIYDLVKVDFFVEKQSACYDTLRIFATRLMKEKLSNFEKLGLKVEESHRLGAEKNTAYFPLDRYTAYQSRTQSSLNSKRRGQVVNDIRKPNTLFYNKVPYGNFDIILHADITEPPVQYTYNLTLQCQLPEAFPKKDVKEIIKYIWITEKGEVKPLAIGG, encoded by the coding sequence ATGAGACACGTTCAACATTTTTTTCTCGCGCTTTTTCTTTTCACCGTTGCCCTTGAGGCCAGGTCCCAAGCCATGGGAAACCTGATGTATGAGACCAATAGCCGTATGTTCTTTCAACAGGCTGAACAGACCGTGAAGGCATCGATACAAGGCAATGTGCTGGTGTTGGAAGTGAATGCAATGATGAACATGAAGGCCGATAGTTACTTGGCCATTTTTCATATTTCGCAATTGGGGCAGAATACCGAAGAGGCCGATAGTTTAATGAACATGCGCATCAGCGGATTTACCGATCGTGTGAAAGTGCATGGCGTAAAAGAGCGTGATGTCTTTGCGGATATGTTGTCGTTCGTGCCCGTTTATGAGATCGAGACTACACGGAAATTATTCAGCAAAACGTACCAGGAGGTACCAGCAGGTTTTGAGATCCAGAAGAACATCCACGTGAAATTCACGGATGCTCGGGTGCTTGATAAATTAGTGACTGCAGCAGCTAAGGAGGAGATCTACGATCTGGTGAAAGTGGATTTCTTCGTTGAGAAGCAAAGTGCTTGTTATGATACACTCAGGATCTTCGCTACGCGGTTGATGAAAGAGAAGCTGAGCAACTTCGAGAAGCTCGGATTGAAGGTAGAGGAAAGCCATCGACTTGGTGCAGAAAAGAACACAGCCTATTTCCCGTTGGACCGCTACACCGCTTACCAATCGCGTACCCAAAGCAGCTTGAACAGCAAACGTCGCGGACAAGTGGTGAACGATATCCGCAAGCCGAATACGCTGTTCTACAACAAGGTTCCTTATGGTAATTTCGATATCATTCTACATGCCGATATCACCGAGCCTCCTGTGCAGTACACCTATAACCTTACACTCCAATGCCAACTGCCCGAGGCTTTCCCAAAGAAGGACGTGAAGGAGATCATCAAGTACATCTGGATAACGGAGAAGGGTGAAGTGAAACCGCTTGCAATTGGCGGGTAA
- a CDS encoding class I SAM-dependent RNA methyltransferase: protein MVAQTLHGLEEVLRLELLKLGARDLERHNRAVSFTGDLGFMYKANLCLRTALRILVPLETFEARSPEELYISLREIDWETFMGVKDTFMFRVSLNSTYFGHSQYVAQKAKDALVDRFRDKYGIRPSVDTEDPLLRIHLHINEDRCTLSLDSSGGSLHHRGYRTETNAAPLNEVLAAGMVLLSDWNKRSPLVDPFCGSGTILTEAAMIAANIPPNIHRAQFGFQRWNDFNADLYETIFNGAVDKIIDERPILWGCDINGVTVGKAKETLRNAKLDDVVTIRHCAFADLEPPPDRAGTLIFNPPYGERMDERGINSPSDDESINAMYKMIGDTLKHNWPGWTAWILTSNMEAAKYIKLTPKPKIQLFNGALDCRFLRYEIYAGSRRLTPHPNDPDHQNSERD from the coding sequence ATGGTCGCCCAAACCCTTCATGGATTGGAAGAGGTGTTGCGGCTGGAACTCTTGAAACTTGGGGCAAGGGATCTGGAGCGTCACAACCGTGCTGTGAGCTTTACCGGGGACCTCGGCTTCATGTACAAGGCGAATTTGTGTTTGCGTACCGCGCTGCGAATATTAGTTCCGCTTGAAACATTCGAGGCACGTAGTCCAGAAGAATTATACATATCCCTCCGCGAGATCGATTGGGAAACGTTCATGGGTGTGAAGGACACGTTCATGTTCCGTGTTTCGTTGAATTCGACGTATTTCGGCCATTCGCAATATGTCGCGCAAAAAGCAAAAGATGCGCTGGTAGATCGTTTTCGGGATAAGTATGGCATTCGTCCTTCGGTGGATACGGAGGACCCGTTGTTGCGGATCCATTTGCACATCAATGAAGATCGTTGCACACTTTCGTTGGATAGTTCGGGAGGCTCTTTGCATCATCGCGGGTATCGCACAGAGACCAACGCCGCACCTTTGAATGAGGTATTGGCAGCCGGAATGGTCCTGTTGAGCGATTGGAATAAGCGTAGTCCATTGGTGGATCCATTTTGCGGATCAGGGACAATACTCACCGAAGCAGCGATGATCGCAGCGAATATTCCGCCGAACATTCATCGTGCACAATTCGGTTTTCAGCGCTGGAATGATTTCAATGCCGATCTCTATGAAACCATCTTCAACGGCGCAGTGGATAAGATCATTGATGAACGCCCTATTCTTTGGGGCTGCGATATCAATGGCGTAACCGTTGGTAAAGCGAAGGAAACGCTGCGCAACGCGAAGCTCGATGATGTGGTCACTATCCGTCATTGTGCTTTTGCGGATCTCGAACCACCTCCGGACCGCGCAGGTACGTTGATCTTCAACCCGCCGTACGGAGAACGTATGGACGAGCGCGGCATCAACTCACCAAGTGATGACGAGTCGATCAATGCCATGTACAAGATGATCGGCGACACACTCAAACACAATTGGCCAGGTTGGACAGCATGGATCCTGACAAGCAATATGGAAGCGGCCAAATACATCAAGCTCACGCCCAAGCCGAAGATCCAGTTGTTCAATGGTGCATTGGATTGCAGGTTCCTGCGCTACGAGATTTATGCGGGATCACGTCGGTTAACGCCTCATCCGAACGATCCGGATCATCAGAATTCCGAACGCGATTGA
- a CDS encoding carboxypeptidase-like regulatory domain-containing protein has protein sequence MKTFVLSIFCIFFIASSAYAQPGQPNLVQFSGVIVTDSLMPVPFTNILIKNSYRGTMSDVYGYFSFVGQEGDTILFSAVGFKRSQYVIPDSLGQNKYSLIHVLKLDTVLLDQFVVTPWPSREQFRDAFLGLRLPEDDYQIAMRNLSPAEMMQRMENLPPDAYTSFRYAMAADQTRLYNSGGTPSINLFNPIAWAQFLQAWQNGDFKKKGP, from the coding sequence ATGAAAACATTCGTTCTATCCATATTCTGCATCTTTTTCATTGCCTCCAGCGCTTACGCCCAACCTGGTCAGCCAAATCTTGTGCAATTCAGCGGTGTAATTGTTACCGATAGTCTGATGCCAGTGCCGTTCACGAATATTCTGATCAAGAATTCATATCGTGGAACCATGTCTGACGTATACGGATATTTCAGCTTCGTGGGGCAGGAAGGTGATACGATCCTGTTCTCCGCGGTCGGCTTCAAACGCTCGCAATATGTGATCCCGGATAGTCTAGGTCAGAACAAGTATTCCCTGATCCATGTACTGAAACTGGATACGGTCCTACTGGATCAGTTCGTTGTGACCCCATGGCCATCACGCGAGCAATTTCGCGATGCATTCTTGGGTCTTCGCTTGCCGGAGGATGACTACCAGATCGCTATGCGCAACCTTTCACCTGCGGAAATGATGCAACGCATGGAGAACTTACCGCCGGACGCATATACCAGCTTCCGCTATGCGATGGCCGCAGACCAGACCCGCCTTTATAATTCTGGAGGTACACCAAGCATTAATCTCTTCAACCCGATCGCCTGGGCTCAATTCCTGCAAGCATGGCAGAATGGCGATTTTAAAAAGAAAGGTCCTTGA
- a CDS encoding T9SS type A sorting domain-containing protein, translated as MRAILTLTGTFSILCASAQISISETDMPSAGDTMRYSTIAAQGIDVLSTGAGYTWDMSLLVPQGSSADTAVTVGSTPLLYQFYFNNQILYPQHKADYAQKGPSFGAQGLQVSDVYEYYKKGTDGFRNVGFGASINGVPASVRRIPVDVVYEFPMNFGDVSSSSSFFELTVPTLLYYSQSQQRDNVVDGWGTLNLPTNTFQVLRVKSVVQHHDSVYIEQFGTGFGFDQPETIEYKWLAAGMDAPILIVTTVGGAATTARFFYDNSIVTTIVENEQLTPKIYPNPVSDMLSISIPNKMTGIASIHDASGREIRGGIRLNGTDLLKVDVAQLEPGTYVLRSVGGERPWSKNFVVSH; from the coding sequence ATGCGTGCGATCCTTACGCTAACCGGCACCTTTAGCATTCTTTGTGCTTCAGCACAGATCTCCATTTCTGAAACGGATATGCCAAGTGCTGGAGATACCATGCGCTACAGTACCATAGCTGCTCAGGGTATCGATGTGCTTTCAACAGGAGCTGGTTATACATGGGATATGAGTCTGCTGGTTCCGCAAGGATCCAGTGCAGATACAGCAGTGACAGTAGGGTCTACGCCTTTGTTGTACCAATTCTACTTCAACAACCAGATCCTCTACCCGCAACATAAAGCGGACTATGCGCAGAAAGGACCCAGTTTTGGGGCACAAGGCCTCCAGGTCAGCGATGTGTACGAGTATTATAAGAAAGGCACGGATGGTTTCAGGAATGTTGGTTTCGGGGCATCGATTAATGGCGTGCCGGCGAGCGTTCGTCGTATTCCCGTGGATGTGGTTTATGAATTCCCGATGAATTTCGGTGATGTGAGCAGTTCGTCAAGTTTCTTCGAACTTACCGTACCCACGTTGTTGTATTACTCACAAAGTCAGCAACGTGACAATGTCGTTGATGGCTGGGGAACTTTGAATTTGCCTACGAATACCTTCCAAGTATTACGTGTGAAGTCGGTGGTTCAGCATCATGATTCGGTCTATATTGAACAATTCGGGACCGGCTTCGGGTTCGATCAACCGGAAACGATCGAATACAAATGGCTCGCTGCCGGTATGGATGCACCTATATTGATCGTAACTACGGTTGGAGGTGCAGCAACGACGGCACGTTTCTTCTACGACAACTCCATAGTGACGACCATTGTTGAAAATGAACAGCTGACTCCTAAGATCTATCCGAATCCGGTATCCGATATGCTTTCTATTTCGATCCCGAACAAAATGACCGGTATTGCTTCCATCCATGATGCGAGCGGTAGAGAAATTCGTGGAGGCATCCGGTTGAATGGTACCGATCTCTTGAAGGTCGATGTCGCACAACTGGAACCGGGTACCTATGTGCTGCGTTCGGTCGGTGGTGAGCGACCATGGAGCAAAAACTTTGTTGTTTCACACTAA
- a CDS encoding LemA family protein, which produces MRKYLGIIIVLGVIALIAMWGVGFYNGTVGLNEDVTKQWSNVENAYQLRADKTKNLVEIVKGAADFEKETLIQVTEARKQVSDIKIDPSNLTPDAIQQFQKAQDQFSGALSRLLVTIERYPDLKAVKGFQDFQVQYEGMENRIGVERRKFNDVARDYNTRIKRFPGNLLAGMFGFSEKGYFEAQEGTENAPDISFK; this is translated from the coding sequence ATGAGAAAATACCTCGGAATCATAATAGTTCTTGGCGTTATTGCATTGATCGCAATGTGGGGCGTTGGCTTTTACAACGGCACAGTAGGCCTTAATGAGGATGTGACCAAGCAATGGAGTAACGTGGAGAATGCCTACCAGCTTCGCGCGGATAAGACCAAGAATCTGGTCGAGATCGTAAAGGGTGCTGCGGATTTTGAGAAGGAGACCTTGATTCAGGTTACGGAAGCAAGAAAGCAGGTGTCAGACATTAAAATCGACCCGAGCAACCTTACCCCTGATGCAATCCAACAATTCCAAAAGGCACAAGACCAATTCAGCGGAGCGTTATCGCGATTATTGGTGACCATAGAGCGGTACCCGGATCTGAAGGCCGTAAAAGGTTTTCAGGATTTCCAAGTACAATATGAGGGAATGGAGAACCGCATCGGTGTGGAGCGTCGTAAATTCAATGACGTCGCACGTGACTACAACACCCGCATCAAACGCTTCCCGGGTAATCTACTTGCGGGTATGTTCGGTTTCAGCGAGAAAGGATATTTCGAGGCACAGGAAGGTACCGAGAATGCTCCTGATATCTCCTTCAAATAG
- a CDS encoding TPM domain-containing protein, whose product MLSVEEFITLAQREQVERAIVAAEMLTSGEIRVHLDQHIEEDVMDHAAFIFEALDMHRTRDRNGVLIYIVVGDRNMAVLGDVAIDKAVPHGFWDEVYHLLRTRFAAGEQVDGLCEAVTLVGQKLQQFFPLLPSDTNELPNTITVGKPNISSSTKP is encoded by the coding sequence GTGCTTTCAGTAGAGGAATTTATTACGCTTGCTCAACGAGAGCAGGTAGAGCGTGCGATCGTAGCGGCAGAAATGCTCACGTCCGGTGAGATCCGTGTTCACTTGGACCAACACATCGAAGAGGATGTAATGGACCATGCGGCCTTTATTTTCGAAGCATTGGATATGCACAGGACACGCGATCGTAATGGTGTTCTGATCTATATCGTTGTAGGCGATCGGAATATGGCTGTTCTTGGCGATGTCGCTATCGATAAGGCGGTGCCCCATGGATTTTGGGATGAAGTCTATCATCTTCTGAGAACGCGTTTTGCTGCAGGAGAACAAGTGGACGGCTTATGTGAGGCGGTAACCTTGGTCGGGCAAAAGCTTCAGCAATTCTTCCCGCTTTTACCCAGTGATACCAACGAATTGCCCAATACGATCACAGTTGGTAAGCCGAACATTTCATCGAGCACCAAGCCATGA
- a CDS encoding TPM domain-containing protein, protein MRIALLFAAILVGISSRAANFDCRLIPPAKSEQIKLVWQFTELLSSSEEAQLNAKLTQFARETSNRLLVIIVDTLCGLPESDLAFDIGEKWGIGKAGFDNGLVLLVKPNGPPGQRKVFIAIGYGLEGGIPDLMAKRVVDNEIIPRFKEGNYYAGINAGTTVLMDIAKGEYDEQSYGEDEFPWSILIFFGIFGAIMFFGWRNRVSSYAATNKVDFWTAMWLMSQMTDRHSGGSRGGGGWTGGGGGGFSGGGGFGGFGGGGFGGGGAGGSW, encoded by the coding sequence ATGAGGATCGCATTGCTATTTGCGGCCATTCTGGTTGGTATTTCCTCACGTGCGGCGAACTTCGACTGTAGGTTGATACCGCCCGCTAAAAGTGAACAGATCAAATTGGTATGGCAGTTCACCGAGCTTTTGAGCAGTAGTGAGGAGGCACAGCTCAACGCAAAACTGACCCAATTCGCACGGGAGACGAGTAACCGCCTTTTGGTGATCATTGTTGATACGCTTTGCGGACTTCCAGAATCGGATCTGGCATTTGATATTGGCGAGAAGTGGGGGATAGGAAAAGCCGGTTTTGATAATGGACTTGTGCTGTTGGTGAAACCAAATGGACCGCCAGGACAGCGTAAGGTGTTCATTGCTATTGGCTATGGCCTTGAGGGAGGTATTCCTGATCTGATGGCCAAGCGTGTTGTTGATAATGAGATCATACCGAGGTTCAAAGAGGGCAACTATTATGCAGGTATCAATGCAGGAACCACCGTGCTGATGGATATTGCCAAAGGCGAGTACGATGAACAGAGCTATGGCGAAGATGAATTTCCTTGGAGCATATTGATCTTCTTCGGCATATTCGGAGCCATCATGTTCTTTGGTTGGCGCAATCGCGTTAGCAGTTATGCTGCGACCAATAAAGTGGATTTTTGGACTGCGATGTGGTTAATGAGCCAAATGACCGATCGACATTCAGGAGGGTCCAGAGGCGGCGGTGGTTGGACAGGTGGAGGCGGAGGAGGATTCAGCGGTGGTGGTGGATTCGGTGGTTTTGGCGGCGGCGGATTCGGCGGAGGTGGAGCCGGTGGATCCTGGTAG
- a CDS encoding TerB family tellurite resistance protein, with translation MSFKKWIGSGLGWAFGGPIGGVIGFAIGAMLDHMQPQSRLEEGDTRYRRTTQSTTGGDLTMSLVVLTAALMKADGKVTQRELDHVRQFFSREFGAAQAGQLLMVLRDVLKREIPVHDVCEQIRQNMPHAVRLQLMHYLIGLANADGSVDRSEFDMLRRIGHGMGISDKDLGSLSAMFRTSDPTSAYKILEIEPTATDDEVKKAYRHMAKKYHPDKVAQLGEDVQKSATEKFKKVQEAYETIQKKRGMN, from the coding sequence ATGAGTTTCAAAAAGTGGATCGGAAGTGGATTGGGTTGGGCGTTCGGCGGTCCTATAGGTGGAGTTATCGGCTTTGCCATTGGAGCCATGCTGGACCATATGCAGCCGCAGTCCAGGTTAGAAGAAGGGGATACGCGTTATCGCCGGACAACACAGAGCACCACGGGTGGTGACCTCACCATGAGCTTGGTGGTGCTTACCGCAGCGCTCATGAAAGCCGACGGTAAGGTCACACAGCGCGAGCTGGACCATGTCCGTCAATTCTTTTCGAGGGAATTCGGTGCAGCGCAAGCTGGTCAATTATTGATGGTGTTGCGCGATGTACTGAAGCGCGAGATCCCTGTGCACGATGTATGTGAGCAAATACGGCAGAACATGCCCCATGCCGTGCGCCTTCAATTGATGCATTATTTGATCGGGTTGGCCAATGCGGACGGTTCAGTGGACCGCAGTGAATTTGATATGTTGCGGCGTATTGGCCATGGTATGGGCATAAGCGATAAGGACCTTGGTTCGCTCAGTGCAATGTTCCGAACGTCAGATCCAACTTCAGCATATAAGATCCTGGAGATCGAACCGACAGCAACCGATGATGAAGTGAAGAAAGCTTATCGCCATATGGCGAAGAAATATCACCCGGATAAAGTAGCCCAACTTGGAGAAGATGTTCAAAAATCGGCAACGGAAAAATTCAAGAAAGTGCAAGAAGCGTACGAGACGATCCAGAAGAAACGCGGCATGAATTGA
- the yaaA gene encoding peroxide stress protein YaaA translates to MLLLLSPAKDLSTLPAPTVKCTTIPVLLEHSQPLVNKIRGFTAKRLSKLMGVNPKIAELNVERYQRWNTPFTQKNATPAAMLFNGEAYRGLDARSMDAADLAFAQHYLRILSGLYGVLRPLDLMQPYRLEMGTKLKVGRPKDLYGYWGTRISDVLKEDLVRSGSKAIINLASNEYSKVVQLDEFGVPVITPVFKDRVGAGYNMLMVYAKHQRGAMARHVIQHRILEPNKLKKYDGDGYRFSKEDSTETEFVFLRDTRQ, encoded by the coding sequence ATGCTCCTTCTCCTTTCACCTGCCAAAGATCTGTCCACATTGCCGGCGCCGACCGTGAAATGCACGACCATCCCGGTTCTGTTGGAGCATAGCCAGCCCTTGGTGAATAAGATACGCGGGTTTACCGCGAAACGCCTGAGTAAATTGATGGGCGTCAATCCCAAGATCGCGGAATTGAACGTGGAACGCTATCAGCGGTGGAACACGCCGTTCACGCAAAAGAATGCTACCCCAGCAGCAATGCTGTTCAATGGTGAAGCTTACCGTGGATTGGATGCCCGTTCGATGGATGCTGCGGATCTCGCCTTCGCACAACATTATTTGCGGATCCTTTCAGGCTTGTACGGTGTCTTGCGGCCGTTGGATCTGATGCAACCGTACCGCTTGGAAATGGGTACGAAGTTGAAAGTTGGGCGCCCAAAGGATCTATACGGCTACTGGGGAACCCGCATTTCGGATGTGCTGAAGGAGGATCTAGTACGAAGTGGCAGTAAGGCGATCATAAACCTGGCCAGCAATGAATACAGTAAAGTTGTACAGTTGGATGAATTCGGAGTTCCGGTGATCACGCCCGTTTTCAAGGACAGGGTAGGAGCGGGTTACAATATGCTGATGGTCTATGCGAAACATCAACGCGGCGCTATGGCACGGCATGTCATCCAGCACCGGATCCTTGAGCCCAATAAGCTCAAGAAATACGATGGGGATGGATACCGCTTTTCCAAAGAGGATAGCACAGAGACGGAATTCGTGTTCTTGCGAGATACGCGTCAATAG
- a CDS encoding alpha/beta hydrolase — protein sequence MLPLILGIILLLFLGYVLLCLFYFIFQERFIFVRYQLAVQEHFKFNYPFEERRISATDGSKLHGLYFTTGSPKGVVLYFHGNTGNLHQWGKVAPRFTKLGYDVLMPDYRDYGLSEGKLGAPELQSDAMKWYDFLSQQWKEEDIVIYGRSLGSGMATPVAAERRPRMLVLETPFANLYDVARYYLRILPYRLLLRYPFRNDKAMLRVQCPVYIFHGKRDTVVPYHSALKLYSLVPTTVEREMFTFEKGHHSDLAGFKRFNAQLRRIMEFPKA from the coding sequence GTGTTACCGCTCATCCTTGGTATAATTCTACTGCTCTTCCTAGGGTATGTACTGCTATGCCTGTTCTATTTCATTTTTCAGGAGCGATTCATTTTTGTACGGTACCAGCTCGCCGTTCAGGAGCATTTTAAATTCAATTACCCTTTTGAAGAGCGCAGGATCAGTGCCACGGATGGTTCAAAGTTGCATGGCTTGTATTTCACTACTGGATCTCCGAAAGGCGTAGTGCTCTATTTCCATGGAAATACAGGAAACCTGCACCAATGGGGAAAGGTGGCTCCACGGTTCACGAAACTGGGCTACGATGTATTGATGCCGGATTACCGGGATTATGGTCTAAGTGAAGGGAAATTGGGTGCACCGGAACTGCAATCGGATGCAATGAAATGGTACGATTTCCTCAGCCAGCAATGGAAAGAAGAAGACATCGTGATCTACGGAAGGTCGCTAGGTAGCGGTATGGCCACTCCTGTCGCAGCGGAGCGCAGACCGCGGATGTTGGTGTTGGAAACGCCGTTTGCCAACCTTTATGATGTTGCCCGTTATTACTTGCGGATATTGCCATATAGGCTATTGCTCCGGTATCCTTTCCGCAACGATAAGGCCATGCTACGGGTACAGTGTCCGGTCTATATTTTTCATGGAAAGCGTGATACGGTGGTTCCTTACCATTCAGCGTTAAAGCTCTATTCCTTGGTTCCGACCACCGTAGAGCGCGAAATGTTCACCTTCGAAAAAGGACATCATAGTGACCTCGCCGGATTCAAACGATTCAATGCCCAATTGCGGAGGATCATGGAGTTCCCAAAAGCCTAG
- a CDS encoding FKBP-type peptidyl-prolyl cis-trans isomerase codes for MDSVSYSIGADIGANFKRSKLDSVNIAAISMGLRDGLDSATILDEAAMRSCIEGFMAKTRAAQQAEERAAGEVNIAKGEEFLAENGKKQGVITTPSGLQYEVVTMGTGAKPVATDNVKVHYVGTLIDGTEFDSSVARGEPAEFPVGQVIPGWVEGIQLMPVGSKFKFCIPSDLAYGAGGAPGGTIPPNSTLVFEVELLDIVK; via the coding sequence ATGGACTCAGTGAGTTATTCCATTGGCGCTGATATTGGTGCGAACTTCAAGCGCAGCAAGTTGGACAGCGTTAATATCGCTGCGATCTCAATGGGCCTCCGCGATGGGTTGGACAGTGCGACCATCCTTGATGAAGCCGCAATGCGCAGTTGCATTGAAGGATTCATGGCGAAGACGCGAGCGGCACAGCAGGCAGAAGAGCGTGCCGCAGGTGAAGTAAATATTGCTAAGGGGGAAGAATTCCTAGCAGAGAATGGCAAGAAACAAGGCGTTATTACTACGCCGAGCGGCCTGCAATACGAAGTTGTGACCATGGGCACAGGAGCCAAACCTGTAGCAACCGATAACGTGAAGGTCCATTACGTAGGAACGTTGATCGATGGTACCGAATTCGATAGCTCGGTAGCGCGTGGCGAACCTGCGGAATTCCCTGTAGGCCAAGTGATCCCAGGATGGGTAGAAGGCATACAGCTCATGCCAGTGGGCAGCAAGTTCAAATTCTGTATTCCAAGTGATCTGGCATACGGCGCAGGTGGTGCACCAGGAGGTACGATACCTCCGAACAGCACACTTGTCTTTGAGGTGGAGTTGCTGGATATCGTGAAGTAA
- a CDS encoding DUF551 domain-containing protein: MEDWNAISDHLPEDGERVLCFVPNHSVHLPGKTGAREERYVIILKFQKDYFIKNPSKTGYTGSPHFWSGEGTSNHFFADVTYWRSLPKGPMK, translated from the coding sequence ATGGAGGATTGGAACGCGATAAGTGATCATCTACCTGAGGATGGAGAACGGGTGTTATGCTTCGTTCCTAACCATAGCGTTCACCTACCTGGCAAAACCGGTGCGCGCGAGGAAAGGTACGTGATCATCCTGAAATTCCAGAAGGATTATTTCATAAAGAACCCAAGCAAGACAGGCTATACCGGAAGCCCACATTTCTGGAGTGGCGAGGGAACAAGCAATCATTTTTTTGCGGATGTCACGTATTGGCGGTCATTGCCCAAGGGGCCTATGAAATGA